In Novosphingobium sp. MMS21-SN21R, a single genomic region encodes these proteins:
- a CDS encoding cysteine desulfurase: protein MWPGLLNPDGSRWHYLDTAATAQKPQVVIGAMTAALGANYATVHRGVYARSADMTLAFEAARRKVAGLIGGDESELVFTRGATEAINLVAQTWGAANLKAGDRILLSTLEHHSNIVPWQLLRDRTGVEIDVCSITEDGLIDLDAAERMLTPAHKLVAFAHVSNVLGSVLDAPRAVKLAHAVGAKILLDGCQSVARIAVDVKALDADFYVFSAHKLYGPTGIGALWAKPEILDAMPPWQGGGAMIDRVTFEKTTYAPAPQRFEAGTPAIVEAIGLGAAVDFVEGVGLGAIHAHEAALVSKAREALGAMNSVRLFGPEDSAGIVSFALEGVHPHDLGTILDEEGVAIRAGHHCAQPLMDHLGVPATARASFGIYSDESDIAALVRGIERTKRIFG from the coding sequence ATCTGGCCCGGTCTCTTAAACCCGGACGGCAGCCGCTGGCACTATCTTGATACCGCTGCCACCGCGCAGAAACCGCAAGTGGTAATAGGCGCGATGACCGCAGCGCTGGGCGCGAACTACGCCACCGTCCATCGCGGCGTCTACGCCCGCTCGGCCGACATGACGCTGGCGTTCGAAGCTGCCCGGCGCAAGGTTGCGGGCCTGATCGGCGGCGACGAGAGCGAACTGGTGTTCACGCGCGGCGCGACCGAGGCAATTAATCTTGTTGCGCAGACCTGGGGCGCCGCGAACCTCAAGGCCGGTGACCGTATCCTGCTGTCCACGCTGGAGCATCACTCCAACATCGTGCCGTGGCAGTTGCTGCGAGATCGGACCGGCGTGGAAATCGACGTCTGCTCGATCACCGAAGATGGCCTGATCGATCTGGACGCTGCCGAACGCATGCTGACGCCAGCGCACAAGCTGGTGGCGTTTGCGCATGTGTCGAACGTGCTCGGGTCGGTGCTCGATGCGCCGCGCGCGGTGAAGCTTGCCCACGCTGTCGGCGCGAAGATCCTGCTCGACGGGTGCCAGTCGGTTGCGCGCATCGCGGTCGACGTGAAGGCGCTTGACGCCGACTTCTATGTCTTCTCCGCGCACAAGCTCTACGGCCCCACCGGCATCGGCGCGCTCTGGGCCAAGCCCGAAATCCTTGACGCCATGCCGCCTTGGCAGGGCGGCGGCGCAATGATCGACCGCGTCACCTTCGAGAAGACGACTTACGCCCCTGCCCCGCAGCGCTTCGAGGCAGGCACGCCAGCGATTGTGGAGGCCATCGGTCTCGGCGCGGCCGTCGATTTCGTCGAAGGCGTCGGCCTTGGCGCGATCCATGCTCACGAAGCCGCGTTGGTTTCCAAGGCGCGCGAGGCCTTGGGCGCGATGAACTCGGTCCGCCTGTTCGGGCCGGAGGACAGCGCCGGGATCGTCAGCTTCGCGCTTGAGGGCGTGCACCCGCACGATCTCGGCACGATTCTGGACGAAGAAGGCGTGGCGATCCGCGCCGGGCACCACTGCGCCCAGCCGCTGATGGACCACCTTGGCGTTCCCGCCACGGCGCGCGCCAGTTTCGGCATCTACAGCGATGAAAGCGATATTGCCGCGCTGGTACGCGGCATCGAAAGGACCAAGAGGATCTTTGGATGA
- a CDS encoding SufD family Fe-S cluster assembly protein, whose translation MSDTLTLPTRRDEAFRYSDLASLEALWPLAVQDIRVAAGDTGALALVLDGSSADAREIAIVLEDGASFDLRLLNAGSAYGRIAVSVTLGKGATFHLGAAQIAGGNQTAEIVTEVTHAEPDAVSSQVIRSVLSGHATGTYLGKVAVARGAIGTDGSQSIRAMLLDRTATVNARPELEIYADDVKCAHGCAVGELDPQGLFYLAQRGLPPAQAKKLMLQAFIAEAFVGAADEEALTQAALDALEAIL comes from the coding sequence GTGAGCGATACGCTGACCCTTCCCACCCGCAGGGACGAGGCGTTCCGTTATTCGGATCTCGCCTCGCTTGAGGCGCTATGGCCCTTGGCGGTGCAGGACATTCGCGTGGCTGCTGGAGACACTGGCGCGCTGGCGCTGGTTCTGGACGGTTCAAGCGCCGACGCCCGCGAAATCGCAATCGTGCTCGAAGACGGCGCGTCGTTCGACTTGCGCCTGCTCAACGCAGGCTCGGCCTATGGCCGCATCGCGGTTTCGGTCACGCTGGGCAAGGGCGCGACTTTCCACCTTGGCGCAGCGCAGATCGCAGGCGGAAACCAGACCGCCGAGATTGTCACCGAAGTTACCCACGCAGAGCCGGACGCTGTTTCCAGTCAGGTCATCCGCTCGGTCCTGAGTGGTCATGCCACCGGCACTTACCTCGGCAAGGTCGCCGTGGCGCGCGGGGCCATCGGCACCGACGGTTCACAGTCGATCCGCGCAATGCTTCTGGATCGCACGGCTACGGTCAACGCTCGCCCCGAACTCGAAATCTATGCCGACGACGTCAAGTGCGCGCACGGCTGTGCGGTTGGCGAACTCGATCCGCAAGGCCTGTTCTACCTTGCCCAGCGAGGCCTTCCGCCCGCGCAGGCGAAAAAACTGATGCTGCAGGCGTTCATCGCCGAAGCCTTCGTTGGTGCCGCCGATGAAGAGGCGCTGACGCAGGCTGCGCTGGATGCGCTGGAGGCGATCCTGTGA
- the sufC gene encoding Fe-S cluster assembly ATPase SufC has product MLTIDNLSATVADKPILKGLSLTINAGEIHAIMGPNGAGKSTLGYTLGGRPGYEVTGGSVSFGGEDLLAMEPYERAAAGLFLGFQYPVEIPGVSFVQFLRESANAQRKVRGEAPLSGGEFLKLAKEKAGLLRMDMDMLKRPVNVGFSGGEKKRAEMVQMGILDPKLAILDETDSGLDIDALRICGEGINAIMRKPDKAVLLITHYQRLLDYVKPDFVHVLAGGRIVRTGGAELALELEEQGYEAVAA; this is encoded by the coding sequence ATGCTGACAATCGATAACCTTTCCGCCACTGTCGCCGACAAGCCGATCCTCAAGGGGCTGTCGCTCACCATCAATGCGGGCGAAATCCACGCGATCATGGGACCGAACGGCGCGGGCAAGTCGACGCTCGGCTATACGCTCGGCGGGCGTCCCGGCTATGAGGTGACCGGCGGCAGCGTCAGCTTCGGGGGCGAAGACCTGCTGGCGATGGAGCCTTATGAACGCGCCGCTGCTGGCCTGTTCCTGGGCTTCCAGTATCCGGTCGAAATTCCCGGCGTGTCGTTCGTGCAGTTCCTGCGCGAATCCGCCAATGCCCAGCGCAAGGTGCGCGGGGAAGCGCCGCTTTCGGGCGGGGAATTCCTCAAGCTGGCCAAGGAAAAGGCCGGCCTGCTGCGCATGGACATGGATATGCTCAAGCGCCCGGTGAACGTCGGCTTTTCGGGCGGCGAAAAGAAGCGCGCCGAGATGGTGCAGATGGGTATCCTCGATCCCAAGCTGGCGATCCTCGACGAAACCGATTCCGGCCTCGACATCGACGCGTTGCGCATTTGCGGTGAAGGCATCAACGCGATCATGCGCAAGCCCGACAAGGCGGTGCTGCTGATCACGCATTACCAACGCCTGCTCGATTACGTGAAGCCGGACTTCGTGCATGTGCTGGCCGGTGGCCGCATCGTTCGCACCGGCGGTGCCGAACTGGCGCTCGAACTCGAAGAGCAGGGCTACGAGGCGGTCGCGGCGTGA
- a CDS encoding DUF559 domain-containing protein, protein MKKTLTLRPASEREDAPKLQRKGRGWNIAESRLDAIHELAREKRRNPSPAQAALAAELAHEDLGQFKPKAFTVIGSAIANFGCLPLKLVVLIDEGDVSAEIEHRRDKSLTEVGIQVVRYTADEVLADPAGVAQATVAAMKARYEELRANSRPARPASRSYGAPRR, encoded by the coding sequence TTGAAGAAGACCCTTACCCTCCGCCCCGCCAGCGAGCGCGAGGACGCGCCCAAGCTGCAGCGCAAGGGACGCGGCTGGAACATCGCCGAATCGCGGCTCGATGCGATCCACGAACTTGCGCGTGAGAAGCGCCGCAACCCTAGCCCTGCGCAGGCCGCGCTGGCCGCCGAACTCGCGCACGAAGACCTCGGCCAGTTCAAGCCAAAGGCGTTCACGGTGATCGGCTCGGCCATCGCCAACTTCGGCTGCCTGCCGCTCAAGTTGGTGGTGCTGATCGACGAGGGCGACGTTTCGGCAGAAATCGAACACCGCCGCGACAAGAGCCTGACCGAAGTCGGCATTCAGGTCGTCCGCTACACGGCTGACGAAGTGCTGGCCGATCCGGCAGGCGTGGCTCAAGCCACCGTTGCCGCGATGAAGGCCCGCTACGAAGAATTGCGCGCAAATTCGCGCCCGGCCCGGCCTGCCAGCCGCTCTTATGGTGCGCCCCGGCGCTAA
- the sufB gene encoding Fe-S cluster assembly protein SufB yields the protein MNDTVQIKDQAAHDAAAKVADYEHGWSSDIEQEYGPKGLNEDTVRYISAKKDEPEWMLEWRLKAYRHWLTMPTPDWAKLNVPPIDYQDAYYWAAPKTKPKLGSLDEVDPEILRIYEKLGIPLAEQEVLAGVEGARRVAVDAVFDSVSVATTFRKELEAAGVIFRSISEAIREYPEHVKKWLGKVVPMHDNYFAALNCAVFSDGTFVYIPEGVRCPMELSTYFRINAENTGQFERTLIVADKGAYVSYLEGCTAPQRDENQLHAAVVELVAMDDAEIKYSTVQNWYPGNAEGLGGIYNFVTKRALCQGKRSKVSWTQVETGSAITWKYPSCVLNGDDSVGEFYSVAVTNNHQQADTGTKMIHNGKRTRSTIVSKGISAGKSNNTYRGLVRVAPGADGVRNFTQCDSLLLGAECGAHTVPYIEVRNPTATIEHEATTSKISDDQLYYAMQRGLDQESAVALIVNGFAREVLKQLPMEFAVEAQKLLGISLEGSVG from the coding sequence ATGAACGATACCGTACAGATCAAGGATCAGGCCGCGCATGATGCTGCGGCAAAGGTGGCCGATTACGAACACGGCTGGTCCTCGGACATCGAGCAGGAATACGGGCCGAAGGGTCTGAACGAGGACACCGTCCGCTACATCTCGGCCAAGAAGGACGAGCCCGAGTGGATGCTCGAATGGCGGCTCAAGGCCTATCGCCACTGGCTGACCATGCCCACGCCCGACTGGGCCAAGCTTAACGTCCCCCCGATCGACTATCAGGACGCCTATTACTGGGCAGCGCCCAAGACCAAGCCGAAGCTTGGGAGCCTTGACGAAGTCGATCCCGAAATCCTGCGCATTTACGAAAAGCTGGGCATTCCGCTGGCCGAGCAGGAAGTGCTGGCAGGCGTCGAAGGCGCACGCCGGGTTGCGGTCGATGCTGTGTTCGATAGCGTGTCAGTGGCCACCACGTTCCGTAAGGAATTGGAAGCCGCAGGCGTCATCTTCCGCTCGATTTCCGAAGCGATCCGCGAATATCCTGAGCATGTGAAAAAGTGGCTCGGCAAGGTCGTGCCGATGCACGACAACTACTTTGCGGCGCTCAATTGCGCGGTCTTTTCCGACGGCACCTTCGTCTACATCCCTGAGGGCGTCCGCTGCCCGATGGAGCTCAGCACCTATTTCCGTATCAACGCGGAAAACACCGGCCAGTTCGAACGCACCCTGATCGTGGCCGATAAGGGGGCCTACGTCTCCTATCTCGAAGGCTGCACCGCACCGCAGCGTGATGAAAACCAGCTTCACGCTGCCGTGGTCGAACTCGTCGCGATGGACGACGCCGAGATCAAGTATTCCACCGTGCAGAACTGGTATCCCGGCAATGCCGAGGGCCTTGGCGGCATCTACAATTTCGTGACCAAGCGCGCGCTGTGCCAGGGCAAGCGGTCCAAGGTTTCGTGGACCCAAGTTGAAACCGGCTCTGCGATCACGTGGAAGTATCCATCGTGCGTGCTCAACGGTGATGATTCGGTGGGCGAGTTTTACTCGGTTGCCGTCACCAACAATCATCAGCAGGCCGATACGGGCACCAAGATGATCCACAACGGCAAGCGCACGCGCTCGACCATCGTGTCCAAGGGCATCTCGGCAGGCAAGAGCAACAACACCTATCGCGGCCTTGTCCGCGTGGCTCCGGGCGCCGATGGCGTGCGCAACTTCACCCAGTGCGACAGCCTGCTGCTTGGCGCAGAGTGCGGCGCGCATACCGTGCCCTATATCGAAGTGCGCAACCCCACTGCCACGATCGAGCATGAGGCCACGACCTCAAAGATCAGCGACGATCAGCTGTACTACGCGATGCAACGCGGCCTCGATCAGGAAAGCGCTGTCGCGCTGATCGTCAACGGTTTCGCGCGCGAAGTGCTCAAGCAATTGCCGATGGAATTCGCGGTCGAGGCGCAGAAGCTGCTCGGCATCAGCCTTGAAGGATCAGTCGGTTGA
- a CDS encoding SUF system Fe-S cluster assembly regulator, producing MRLSSMADYAVVTMSAAARHCGQARVCAQQLADETGLPAPTVQKLVSKLSAAGLLKSVRGAHGGLQLARPAAAITLADIVEAVEGPIALTPCSEHGRHDCTLEAACSVRPHWPAVDAALRGALAGIPLTQLSRPVAPMAAKLAEVLA from the coding sequence ATGCGCCTTTCAAGCATGGCCGACTATGCCGTCGTGACGATGAGCGCCGCCGCGCGCCATTGCGGCCAGGCCCGCGTCTGCGCCCAGCAACTGGCCGATGAAACCGGCCTGCCTGCTCCCACCGTTCAAAAGCTGGTCAGCAAGCTTTCTGCCGCCGGGCTGCTCAAGTCGGTGCGCGGTGCCCATGGCGGGCTTCAACTGGCGCGGCCCGCTGCCGCGATCACACTGGCCGATATTGTCGAGGCAGTTGAAGGCCCTATTGCGCTCACCCCGTGCAGCGAGCATGGGCGCCACGATTGCACGCTGGAAGCGGCGTGCAGCGTCCGTCCGCACTGGCCTGCGGTCGATGCCGCCTTGCGCGGTGCGCTGGCCGGTATTCCGCTTACTCAATTGTCCCGTCCGGTTGCCCCAATGGCGGCCAAGCTGGCGGAGGTGCTCGCATGA
- a CDS encoding quinone-dependent dihydroorotate dehydrogenase, producing MTAFSLLRPLLFQIPAEPAHRLTIKALGLMHGGHRAPPTPTLAQRIGGVVFPNPVGMAPGFDKNAEVPDAMLGLGFGYVEVGTVTPLPQEGNPKPRLFRLTEDRAVINRMGFNNEGAQAVTNRLVRRRETGAHGLPGIVGVNIGANKDSADRIADYAQMTRLMAPLASYLTVNISSPNTPGLRALQDEGALSALLDAVCDARGNMGTPVFLKLAPDLEPSDIDSICRIALEKKLAALIVSNTTVTRPALRSRHAAEAGGLSGEPLRELALQRLRDFRKASGGEIPLVGVGGIATVDDAWARIRAGASLIQFYSAMVYEGPGLARHIVSGLERKVREAGLTSIAEAVGSE from the coding sequence GTGACTGCCTTTTCCCTGCTGCGACCGTTGCTTTTCCAGATACCTGCCGAGCCCGCCCACCGCCTGACGATCAAGGCGCTGGGGCTGATGCATGGCGGACACCGCGCGCCGCCCACACCAACCCTGGCGCAGCGCATCGGCGGCGTGGTATTCCCCAACCCCGTCGGCATGGCGCCCGGGTTCGACAAGAACGCCGAGGTGCCCGACGCGATGCTGGGCCTGGGCTTCGGTTATGTCGAAGTCGGCACGGTCACCCCGCTGCCGCAGGAAGGCAACCCCAAGCCGCGCCTGTTCCGGCTGACTGAGGACCGCGCGGTCATCAACCGCATGGGGTTCAACAACGAAGGCGCGCAGGCGGTGACAAACCGGCTGGTGCGCAGGCGCGAAACCGGCGCGCACGGGCTGCCGGGCATTGTCGGCGTGAACATCGGGGCAAACAAGGATTCGGCCGACCGCATCGCAGACTATGCGCAGATGACCCGGCTGATGGCGCCGCTGGCATCATACCTCACGGTCAACATTTCCTCGCCCAATACGCCCGGCCTGCGAGCGCTGCAGGACGAAGGCGCGCTTTCGGCACTGCTCGATGCGGTGTGCGACGCGCGGGGCAACATGGGCACCCCGGTGTTCCTCAAGCTGGCCCCCGATCTGGAACCATCCGACATCGACAGCATCTGCCGGATCGCGCTGGAAAAGAAGCTGGCGGCGCTGATCGTTTCGAACACCACGGTCACGCGGCCCGCGCTTCGGTCGCGCCATGCAGCCGAAGCGGGCGGCCTTTCGGGCGAGCCGCTGCGCGAACTCGCACTGCAACGCTTGCGCGATTTCCGCAAGGCAAGCGGCGGCGAGATCCCGCTGGTCGGCGTTGGCGGCATTGCCACGGTTGACGATGCCTGGGCGCGCATCCGGGCAGGAGCCAGCCTGATCCAGTTCTACAGCGCCATGGTCTATGAAGGGCCGGGGCTGGCTCGCCACATCGTTTCGGGCCTCGAACGAAAGGTGCGCGAGGCGGGCCTTACATCCATTGCAGAGGCGGTCGGCAGCGAATAG
- the ggt gene encoding gamma-glutamyltransferase: MDFLRPLRFAAIFAALLANACVPPPGAPVAPPSPPRAATTGVAEGSPGLVSAADPRAAEAGAQMLRLGGSATDAAIATMLALTVVEPQSSGIGGGGFLLMGDASGLVETIDGRETAPKAAGPQWFYAGGKPLAYGDAIPGGRSVGVPGNLRLAALAHNKHGKLSWRTLFQPAIRLAREGFAISPRMRASLAGAARTGGYDPAARALFYGTDDQPLAAGTVVQNAALAATLESIAARGADSFYTGDNAATIAAKVGTAPTNPAPMTTADIAAYKAVERAPVCGQYRQYRVCGMGPPSSGATTVYAILKQLERFDMKALGLANPASWHLIAEAQRLAYADRDQYLADSDFVSVPVIGLVDPAYLAGRSQLISEGATMPTALPGTPPGAKAAFARAEPQNEQGTTHFVTVDRWGSAASYTSTVEGPFGSGLMVGGYYLNNELTDFNIVPDRDGKPTANRVEAGKRPRSSMSPTLIYGPDGKLRLAIGAAGGVTIPAQVAKAIIGVLDWNLSARDAIALPVIFAPGGDVVFVEKGTSLETMIPALQKLGHAQVIARNPSFKANAIEHVGGQWRGAADPRSEGASVAP, from the coding sequence ATGGATTTCCTGCGCCCACTGCGTTTCGCCGCAATCTTCGCCGCCTTGCTGGCCAACGCCTGCGTCCCGCCTCCCGGCGCGCCGGTTGCACCGCCTTCACCGCCACGGGCGGCCACTACGGGCGTGGCCGAGGGTAGCCCCGGCCTCGTCTCGGCTGCCGATCCGCGCGCTGCAGAAGCGGGCGCGCAGATGCTGCGGCTGGGCGGCAGCGCAACCGATGCCGCCATTGCCACCATGCTGGCACTGACCGTGGTCGAGCCGCAAAGCTCGGGCATAGGCGGCGGCGGCTTCTTGCTCATGGGGGACGCATCTGGTCTGGTCGAGACCATCGACGGACGCGAAACCGCGCCAAAGGCGGCTGGCCCGCAGTGGTTCTATGCGGGCGGCAAGCCGCTGGCCTATGGCGACGCCATTCCCGGCGGGCGCAGCGTCGGCGTGCCCGGAAACCTGCGCCTTGCGGCTCTTGCCCACAACAAGCACGGCAAGCTTTCGTGGCGCACGCTGTTCCAGCCCGCAATCCGGCTGGCGCGCGAGGGCTTTGCGATCAGCCCGCGCATGCGTGCGTCGCTGGCGGGAGCCGCGCGCACCGGGGGCTACGATCCGGCGGCGCGCGCGCTGTTCTATGGCACGGATGACCAACCGCTGGCCGCTGGCACGGTAGTGCAGAACGCAGCACTGGCGGCCACGCTCGAATCCATCGCCGCGCGCGGGGCAGACAGCTTCTATACCGGCGACAATGCCGCGACGATCGCCGCCAAGGTCGGCACCGCGCCCACCAACCCCGCACCAATGACCACGGCTGACATTGCTGCTTACAAGGCGGTGGAACGCGCGCCGGTGTGCGGGCAATATCGCCAGTACCGCGTCTGCGGGATGGGGCCGCCATCGTCGGGCGCGACAACGGTCTATGCCATTCTCAAACAGCTTGAGCGGTTCGACATGAAAGCGCTGGGGCTTGCGAACCCGGCATCATGGCACCTGATCGCCGAAGCCCAGCGCCTCGCCTATGCCGACCGCGACCAGTATCTGGCCGACAGCGATTTCGTGAGCGTACCGGTCATCGGGCTGGTCGATCCAGCCTATCTCGCCGGACGTTCTCAGCTTATTTCCGAGGGCGCGACTATGCCCACGGCACTGCCCGGCACGCCGCCGGGGGCCAAGGCGGCCTTCGCCAGAGCCGAACCGCAGAACGAGCAGGGCACGACGCACTTCGTGACGGTGGACCGCTGGGGCAGCGCCGCAAGCTATACCTCGACCGTGGAAGGGCCGTTCGGTTCAGGGCTGATGGTCGGCGGCTATTACCTCAACAATGAGCTGACCGATTTCAACATCGTGCCCGACAGGGACGGCAAGCCGACTGCAAATCGGGTGGAAGCGGGCAAGCGCCCGCGCAGTTCGATGTCGCCCACACTGATCTATGGACCCGACGGCAAGCTGCGGCTGGCGATCGGCGCAGCGGGCGGCGTGACGATCCCGGCGCAAGTGGCCAAGGCGATCATCGGCGTGCTCGACTGGAACCTGTCCGCGCGCGACGCCATTGCCCTGCCGGTGATCTTCGCGCCGGGTGGGGATGTGGTATTCGTGGAAAAGGGCACATCGCTTGAAACGATGATTCCTGCGTTGCAAAAGCTCGGCCACGCCCAGGTCATTGCCCGCAATCCTTCGTTCAAGGCCAATGCCATCGAACATGTCGGTGGCCAGTGGCGCGGCGCGGCCGATCCGCGCAGCGAAGGCGCTTCTGTGGCGCCCTGA
- a CDS encoding AMP-dependent synthetase/ligase translates to MQLSDFEEFPNLVAMFLDRAGKRGNSPFLWAKRDGQWHSQSWAEAAAKVCLLAESLRALGLNPGDRVALVSENRPEWAIADLAIMAAGLVTVPTYITNTERDHLHILENSGARAVIVSTSKLSQPLLPAALSAPGVEHVIGIEPLRQMQAGKLAFHDWAAMTSGDAAAARRSVDNRLVAMGRSDLACLIYTSGTGGSPRGVRLHHGSILCNVDGAARILAEDFGWGEEVFLSFLPLSHAYEHTGGQYLPIGMGAQIYYSEGLEKLASNIEEVRPTIMVVVPRLFEVLRTRIMKQVEKQGKVANYLMDRALGIGTRKAAGKGRLIDAPMSLILERTLRPKIRARFGGRMKAMVSGGAPLNPEVGVFFDAMGLTMLQGYGQTEAGPVISCNRPKVGLKMDTVGPPMRGVELKIAEDGEILVRGELVMHGYWQNEAETARAIPKEGANAGWLHTGDIGHLDAKGRIVITDRKKDMIVNDKGDNVSPQKIEGMLTLQPEIAQAMVSGDKRPYIVGLIVPDPEWALDWSRKQGEHFDFKELQDLPAFRNAIRAAVDRVNKDLSVTEKVRQFTFADEAFGIDNEEMTPSLKIRRHKIKARYGARVDALYKG, encoded by the coding sequence GTGCAGCTTTCCGACTTTGAAGAGTTTCCCAATCTCGTCGCGATGTTCCTCGACCGTGCGGGCAAAAGGGGTAACAGTCCATTTCTCTGGGCCAAGCGCGATGGACAGTGGCATTCGCAAAGCTGGGCGGAAGCGGCGGCCAAGGTCTGCCTTCTGGCCGAAAGCCTGCGCGCACTGGGACTGAACCCCGGCGACCGGGTGGCGCTGGTATCGGAGAACCGCCCGGAGTGGGCCATCGCCGACCTTGCGATCATGGCCGCAGGGCTGGTCACCGTGCCGACCTACATCACCAATACCGAACGCGATCACCTGCACATTCTCGAAAACTCGGGCGCGCGGGCGGTGATCGTATCAACATCGAAGCTGTCGCAACCGCTGCTTCCTGCCGCGCTGTCGGCACCGGGCGTAGAGCATGTGATCGGGATCGAGCCGCTGCGCCAGATGCAGGCCGGCAAGCTGGCGTTCCATGATTGGGCGGCGATGACCAGCGGCGATGCGGCAGCGGCGCGACGCAGCGTGGACAATCGGCTGGTAGCGATGGGCCGCAGCGATCTTGCCTGCCTGATCTATACCAGCGGCACTGGCGGTAGCCCACGCGGGGTGCGTCTGCATCACGGCTCGATCCTGTGCAACGTCGATGGCGCAGCGCGCATTCTCGCCGAGGATTTCGGCTGGGGCGAAGAAGTGTTCCTGTCATTCCTGCCGCTGTCCCACGCCTACGAACATACCGGCGGGCAATATCTGCCGATCGGGATGGGAGCGCAGATCTATTATTCCGAAGGGCTGGAGAAGCTCGCCTCCAACATCGAGGAAGTGCGCCCGACGATCATGGTGGTGGTGCCGCGCCTGTTCGAGGTGCTGCGCACGCGGATCATGAAGCAGGTGGAAAAGCAGGGTAAGGTTGCAAATTACCTGATGGACCGCGCACTGGGCATCGGCACGCGCAAGGCGGCGGGCAAGGGCCGGTTGATCGATGCGCCGATGAGCCTGATCCTCGAACGCACGCTGCGCCCCAAGATCCGCGCGCGCTTCGGCGGGCGGATGAAGGCGATGGTCTCGGGCGGCGCACCGCTCAACCCCGAAGTCGGCGTGTTCTTCGATGCGATGGGACTCACCATGCTCCAGGGCTATGGCCAGACCGAGGCAGGGCCAGTGATCTCGTGCAACCGCCCCAAGGTGGGGCTCAAAATGGACACGGTCGGCCCGCCCATGCGCGGTGTGGAGCTGAAGATTGCGGAGGATGGCGAAATCCTCGTGCGCGGCGAACTGGTGATGCACGGCTATTGGCAGAACGAAGCCGAAACCGCACGCGCGATTCCGAAGGAGGGGGCGAACGCGGGCTGGCTGCACACCGGCGACATCGGGCATCTCGATGCCAAGGGCCGCATCGTCATCACCGACCGCAAGAAGGACATGATCGTCAACGACAAGGGCGACAATGTCTCGCCCCAGAAGATCGAAGGCATGCTCACGCTCCAGCCGGAAATTGCGCAGGCAATGGTGAGCGGCGACAAGCGGCCCTACATCGTCGGGCTGATCGTGCCCGATCCCGAGTGGGCGCTCGACTGGTCACGCAAACAGGGCGAACACTTCGATTTCAAGGAATTGCAGGATCTGCCCGCTTTCCGGAACGCGATCCGGGCGGCAGTGGACCGCGTGAACAAGGACCTGTCGGTCACCGAAAAGGTCCGACAGTTCACCTTTGCGGACGAGGCGTTCGGCATCGACAACGAGGAAATGACGCCGAGCCTGAAAATCCGGCGGCACAAGATCAAGGCACGCTACGGGGCAAGGGTGGACGCGCTCTACAAGGGGTGA
- a CDS encoding LytTR family DNA-binding domain-containing protein, which produces MRTLIVDDEPLAVERMQILCSRIPALQVVGTASDGAAALRLIEALTPDLVLLDMTMPEVDGLGVARALSGQANRPAVVFVTAHDDFAVEAFDCDAVDYVLKPVAQERLERAVERAQVRRNSPPEPSLTPEKPASEWIEEFWVPHRSELIRVAAADLERIDAERDYVRLHASARSYMMLHTIAGLEARLDPECFIRLHRSTIVRRDRIAGLKHDGLGVWSAELVDGSVQRIGRTYLARVKAMAGR; this is translated from the coding sequence GTGCGCACGCTGATCGTTGACGATGAACCGCTGGCGGTGGAACGCATGCAGATCCTGTGCTCGCGCATCCCCGCGCTGCAAGTTGTCGGCACCGCCAGTGACGGCGCAGCAGCCCTGCGGCTGATCGAGGCACTGACCCCAGATCTCGTCCTGCTCGATATGACCATGCCCGAAGTCGACGGCCTCGGCGTCGCCCGCGCGCTGTCGGGCCAGGCCAACCGTCCGGCGGTGGTATTCGTGACGGCCCACGACGATTTTGCGGTCGAGGCGTTCGATTGCGACGCGGTGGACTACGTGCTCAAGCCGGTTGCGCAGGAGCGGCTTGAACGCGCGGTCGAACGCGCGCAAGTCCGACGTAATTCCCCGCCCGAACCGTCTCTCACGCCCGAAAAACCGGCAAGCGAGTGGATAGAGGAGTTCTGGGTTCCGCACCGCTCCGAACTGATCCGCGTCGCCGCCGCCGATCTCGAACGCATCGACGCCGAACGCGATTACGTGCGCCTCCACGCAAGTGCGCGCAGCTACATGATGCTCCACACCATCGCAGGGCTGGAAGCGCGGCTGGACCCTGAATGCTTCATCCGCCTCCACCGCTCGACCATCGTGCGCCGGGATCGCATTGCAGGCTTGAAGCACGACGGCCTTGGCGTGTGGTCGGCTGAACTGGTCGACGGTTCGGTCCAACGCATTGGCCGGACTTATCTGGCGCGGGTGAAGGCGATGGCCGGGCGGTAA